A window of Dehalogenimonas sp. WBC-2 genomic DNA:
GGCAGCAGAGCATGCAATGGCTGCCCTACCTGACCCAGCTATCCCGCAGCCCGAACGCCCTGAAGTACACCGGAATCTATCCGATGTTACCGGAATCGCTGAAAACCTACCTGGGCCAGTGCGGCAGGGCCGATAAAGGCAAGATATTAAGGGTGATCGCCGCGCTCACCGAAAGGAACGGCTTTGAAGGCGCCCTCGAAACCGTGGACCACGCTCTGAGATACGCGGCCACCGATATCGACAGCCTGATCAATCTCCACAATCGGATTTACGGTCAGATCCCGGTGCCGCCGCCAATGCCTCTGGCGGGGAATATTCCCCGGCTGAGACGGGTGACCCCCGATTTGGCAGCTTATGATGCCAGACTGGTAAAGGCGGGTGAGCTAAATGCTAACGGCTGAAATCGCCGCCTGCTGCAAGCAGCTTAAATTAAGCCGCAACATCGTGGAAATGGCGGACATGGTACAGGCGCCGAGCCACCAGGAGTACCTCCTGAAACTACTGAGGTCCGAGCTGGAGCACCGGGAAAGCCAGCGCAAGGATAAGTTCCTCAAGAATGCCGGGTTTTACTCTGTCAAGGATATTGGCGGCTTCCGCTTCGATGAAGTCACCTTACCCGCGGCCGTCACCCCGGAGTACCTCGGGAACTGCGAGTTCCTGAAAACCAAAACCAATCTGGTGATGTACGGCAATGTGGGCACCGGCAAGACCTATTTATCCATCGCCCTGGGCGTCGAGGCTTGTAAAAGGGGAATACAAACCCGGTTCTTCAGGACGGCCGCCCTGGTCAACCGGCTCTCGGAAGCCAAAAAGAATGGCAGCTTGTCTGCCTTCATGAATAAGCTTGCTAAAGCGGATCTTTTGATCTGCGACGAGTGGGGTTACGTGCCATTGGACAGGACTGGGGCCCAGCTGCTTTTTGAGGTGGTCTCCGAGTGCTACGAACGCAACACACTGATCATCAACACCAACATCGAGTTTTCCCGTTGGGTCAACGTCTTCTACGATGAGCAGATGACCGGGGCAATTCTGGACCGGGTGCTGCACCATTGCCATCTGCTTCTGTTCCCTGGCCAAAGCAACCGGATGCGGGAATCC
This region includes:
- a CDS encoding mobile element protein; amino-acid sequence: MLTAEIAACCKQLKLSRNIVEMADMVQAPSHQEYLLKLLRSELEHRESQRKDKFLKNAGFYSVKDIGGFRFDEVTLPAAVTPEYLGNCEFLKTKTNLVMYGNVGTGKTYLSIALGVEACKRGIQTRFFRTAALVNRLSEAKKNGSLSAFMNKLAKADLLICDEWGYVPLDRTGAQLLFEVVSECYERNTLIINTNIEFSRWVNVFYDEQMTGAILDRVLHHCHLLLFPGQSNRMRESGLRQ